From the genome of Campylobacter concisus:
TCACGATACATGGCTTTTCTGCCGTTGAGATCGACTACATCGCAAGAGTTTCAAAAATTTCTACAAAAGAGGTCTTAAGACGCCTAAACGAAAAGGGCTTATACTCGATGCCAGGGGCTGGAGCGGAGATTTTAAGCGATAGAGTGCGTGACATCATCGCCCCAAAAAAATGCGACACCGCAGACTGGCTTCGCATACACAAAGAGGCGCACGAGCTTGGCATGAAAACGACTGCCACGATGATGTTTGGCACGGTTGAGAGCACTCGTGAGATCGTGGAGCACTGGGAGCACATCAGAAATTTACAAGATGAAACGGCTGGATTTAGGGCATTTATACTTTGGAGCTTTCAAGGGCTAAATACAAAGCTCATGCAAGAATTCCCAGAGATAAAAAAGCAAAGCTCAAATGTCTATCTAAGGCTTCTTGCGGTTTCAAGGCTCTTTTTGGATAACTTTAAAAATATCCAAAGCAGCTGGGTCACTCAGGGCAGCTACGTAGGCCAGCTAGCGCTTCTTTTTGGCGCAAATGACCTTGGTAGCACGATGATGGAAGAAAACGTCGTAAAGGCTGCAGGAGCGAGCTTTAGGATGAATCAAGATCAGATGATCGAGCTTATAAAAGATGTTGGAGAAATTCCAGCTAAGCGCAACACAAACTACGATATTTTGGAGAAATTTTAGATGAAAATTTTAGATATCAATGTAAAAAATATAAAAATTCCAGTCGTTTTTGAAAGCTCAAAAGCGATGCCAGTAGTTAGCCTAAAGCTAGTTTTTAAAGCAGCTGGTAGCTCTCAAAATGGCAAACTAGCAGGCCTTGCAAGACTTAGTGCAAATTTGCTAAACGAGGGCGATATGAAGCTAGGCTCGGCTAAATTTGCCAAAGAGCTTGAAGTAAGGGCTATCAGCCTAAATGCAAGCTGCGGCTTTGAGACATTTTGCATAGACCTAAACTGCCTAAAAGAGCACTTTGCCTTTGCGTGCGGCAAGCTAAAAGAACTACTACTCGCTCCAAATTTAAGAGATGAGATCCTAAATAGGTGCAAAACCGTCACTCTTGGCGAGATTGCAGCAAATGAAAACGACTTTGACTACGTGGCAAGGCAAGGGCTTTTTGAGCTTTTATACCCAAAAAGCGTGCTTGCTCAGCCAAGTATCGGCACTAAAAAGAACGTAAAAGCGATCACGCTTGAAGATGTGAGGAAATTTTTAAACGAGCATTTAGACCTTTCAAATTTGCTCTGCGTGCTTGGTGGCGACATCGACGAGAAGCAGACAAAAGAGCTTGCTAGCGTTTTAGAAATCCTAAAACCTGGCAAGGTGCGAAAACTAGAGCGCTTTAGCCCAAGTAACAAGTGCGAAAGTAGCGAGATCATCAGGCAAAGCGAGCAGGCATACATCTATTTTGGCGCGCGTTTAATGTAAAACCTGAAGAGAAATACAAGGCCGCAGTGGCGACATTTATTTTAGGCGAGGGTGGCTTTGGCTCGAGGCTCATGGAGGAGATCCGCGTGAAAAGAGGGCTTGCATACAGCGCCTACGCTAGAAATTTGCTAAATCTCTCTTACAACCAACTTTACGGCTACATGCAGACAAAAAATGAGAAAAAAGATGAGGCGATTGCCGTTATAAAAGAGGAAATTTTAAAATTTAGCAAAAAAGGCGTTAGCAAGGCCGAGCTTGAGCAGGCGAAGAAATTTTTACTTGGTTCGTTGCCACTTAGGCTTGAGACACTGTTTAAGCGACTTGACATCGCGCAAGGCGAGTTTTACGAACATGGCGAGCTTGGGGCATTTTTAAAGGAC
Proteins encoded in this window:
- a CDS encoding dehypoxanthine futalosine cyclase, translating into MKRLSVNEAIDLIENAPLHELGKMALARKKELHPEGITTFIVDRNINYTNVCWVDCKFCAFYRHAKEEDAYVLSFEEIGKKIEELIAIGGTQILFQGGVHPKLKIEWYEELVSYISKHYPSITIHGFSAVEIDYIARVSKISTKEVLRRLNEKGLYSMPGAGAEILSDRVRDIIAPKKCDTADWLRIHKEAHELGMKTTATMMFGTVESTREIVEHWEHIRNLQDETAGFRAFILWSFQGLNTKLMQEFPEIKKQSSNVYLRLLAVSRLFLDNFKNIQSSWVTQGSYVGQLALLFGANDLGSTMMEENVVKAAGASFRMNQDQMIELIKDVGEIPAKRNTNYDILEKF